The Nitrospira sp. sequence ATTGGGATTGGTCGTGGTGGTGGTCGTCGTCGTGGTCTGCTGGCTCGTCGTAGAGGTGGTTGGCGTACCGGCCGGTGGGGTCGCGTTGGGATCGACCATGACGCTGTCATCGGGTATCTGATTGGAAGGCACCACGGTAGTTGGGGCGTCAGTCGGGGTCACTGGATCGTTGATGACCGTCATGGCCGCGGTGGCTGACTCCCCGGAGCCGACCGGTGTCGTATTGGCGGCTGGACTGTTCGGTCCGGTCGGATTCTCGTTCCAGTAGTCCTGAATATCGTGGGACGTGGCCGCTTGCGGCTCATTTTGGTGCGAAGGATTCGGGTTCCAGGAATAACGAAACGCGAGACAGGTCTGCGGCGCTTGTGCACTATACCAGCCGTTCCATCCAGCTGGTGGATCGCCGACCATGGCGAGCTTGCACCCAATCCCGCCAGGCGTCGGTGTCGGAACGGTGAGGTATTCCATCCAATTGGTCATGCACTCGGGAGCACCCGGGCATTGACGGATCTCCGCGCCTCCAGGCTCAGGATAGCCTTCGATGTCGGGGGCTCCCGGTGTGGCCGAGGCCGCTTTGATGTCCTGCACTTGCTGCGCATTCAAATGCATCTGAGCGAGGACGAGACCAGCCGCAATGGCCAGCCCCGGCCACCCGGTGGCGGCTGTGATCGTGCGCACGGCGATGGAGGTTCCTGGACCAGCCAGGGCGATCGCCTGGGCGGCGGCCCCGCCTTGGGCAGCCTGGCGGGCCAGCATCATGGTGTGGAACTGCGTGGCCGTCATGATCCGGGCGTACCCCGTGGCCGCAAAGGCGAGTCGCGGCCAGAGGCAGAGGACGACGGCCACACAGTAGACCAGAGTGCCATACCCGCTCAGGGCTAGAGCCGCCCGGAGAGGAGGCCGGTCAGAAAGCAGGCGAGAAAGAACATGAGCCATGTGAGTTGTTGCTCCACTGTCAGGTCGGTGAACATGAATTGATCCGACTTGTCTCGTTACTTGCTTGCTTGACCATGTGATGCGGCTTGAGTGATGGGCTGATAGCCGGTCACATCCAGAAACCGTTGGCCTTTGAACTCCCGGAGATTCACGGTCACCTGAGCCGGTTTCATCCGGTTGGTTTCCATCAGCTTGTAGAGCGACTCATGGTCCTCCGAGATACTCGCTTCCAAGGTGGTGGTGTCCTCCTCGAAATAGAGCACGGCGTTCCGGAAGATCCGTTTGCCGTCCTGACTCGGTCTTGATTTGACGCCCATCACCACACAGGTTCCGACGAACTTTGACATGGGATTCCCTCCGTTAAGGTTTAATTAGTTGGACCACCGAAACCAGCCCTGCTTCGTGCAGGACCAGAGATAGACCCACACCGTTCCGCAGCTCTGACACCGGCCACGTAATCGTGGCCCGCACATGAAGAGCTTTAAGATGCCGGTGTGGCATAGGCGGCAGAGAACCCGTCTCTCGGGTTCCACCACCGCAGCTTGCGTTTCGCTTTCGCGAGTTCCTGGCCGCTCTGGAGGAGCGCCAGATGTTTGCTTCGCCATCGATCCACTCCATCGACAATGGTTTTGACGAGCCACCGTTCGCCGGCCTCCGGATGGGCACAGAGCAGCCCTAGCATCGGCGACAGGCTTTTTTCCGCCCAGAGTTTGACCTCTTCGATCTTCCTGACCGACTTCACGATCGCGAGCTTGGCCCGCTCCATCCCCTCGGTCAGCACCTTCCACCAGTCCAGCAGCGGTGCGTAATAGCGATCCTTCGGATCATCGGCTCTGGTGCAGTCGCGGAAGTCCACCGCCGTGCGGAAGACACCCACGATGTAGCGTTGGAACGCCTCCTGATCGAGCGTGGACAGTGCCAACCCCACCGCCTGCGCTCTCTCGTTCTTCCATTCCATTTCCCACCGCAGCCACGAGCCTTGAACTGGTCGCTCCTTCGCTCGCTGCTCGGCAGCTTTGTCGTAGATCCGGAGATAGGTGTCGGATTGCCGAGAACCTAGGCAGAGGGTTTTGCCGGTGTCCGAGCCGGACCCAATATCAAGGCCGGCGATCAGGCGGGACTGGCGGAAGTGGGAGACACATTGGCCGATGGCGACGGCTTGATAGAGATGATCCACATCGATCAGCCCGCTCCGATCGTCGAGGGCAATATCGATTCGCCCGAAATGCCCTTGCTTGTCGAAAACCCACTGGGCAATGTGCTGAAACTTTTCATAGGTCCAGTCGCTGATGAGTTCCTGTGAGAGATCCACGTGGACTTCACGAACATTGCGTTTCGCGCCAGTCCCAATCCGCCCCAGTCCGCCCGTATTCCCGCGTGAGAGCCAGCTCTGCTGGTAGCCTTGAAAGCCTTTTTGATCTTTGATCCAGTCGCCGCCGATCAGATGAATCACTTCGTCGACCGTGGAACTCGGAATCGTGAACCGCAACCATCCCATCCTGAGAGTCCATCCGCTCATCGATGCCTCCGAATGCTCAGTGGAAATTCCGCCCCCGTTTTACTGAGCGGGGGCTTTCTTGCGCGATGCGCCGCCGGCTGGCGCCGCCGGACGCATGCTCGAAGCACGCACCCCTCTGGCTGACCCTTTGGCCAAGAAGATCTGCTGCACTCGTTCGAGATCGAAGCGGAGCATCTTGTTCACCCGATATGCGGGAATCGACCCGCTCCAGTACGCGCGCCGAATCGATTGCACGCTCACCCCGAGCTCGTGGGCCACTTCCTTCACCGACAAGAGGGTCCGTTTCATGCGTGTCCTTTCTGCTCCCAGCGGGACGAGCGATGGCGAGGATAGCGTTCTGCGAACGACATGAGAATTAGTCAGATGTATCCAACTGTAATCAGATGTATTCAGGTGTATTGGCACACATGCAAGTATCCATGCTCATGGCACACCATTCAGAAAGCGAAGGATGGAGAACGGAACGAAGCGAGGAAGTTTTGTTAGGTGATCGTGCCGGCGTTAACGAGGCTCAGACAACAGCAGTGTGCGTTTGAACGTGGCCGGATCCCCGAGACACGCCAGCATGTAGGCCACAACATCGGAGCGGGTCACCCAATCACGGATGCTGATGGCTCCAGGGCGATCAATGACCAGACCTTTGTGCGAAGAAGTATCTTTAAGCGCGACCGGACGAACGATGGTCCAATTGAGAGATGTGGCCTGCACGGTTATCTCAAGGGCGTTCATGTCAGCGAGGACCCCGCGCATGACCGTCCGCATGCCGAGTCGGCCGATCAGCCCCATCTGCAGGAGAGAGTCTCCGGCACCGTAAGACGACATGGCGACGATGCGCCCGACATGATGCTTCTGCATGCTCGCCACGATGTGGGGCATCCCATAGGTATTGACGCGGCCTTTGTGGGAAAAAGTCTCCAATAGCTTAGCCCCCAAACAGGAGACAACCGCGTCAGTCCCTCTGATGACCTTTTCCACGACACCGGGATCCTGGACATCGCCCTGCCAGATCTCGACCCCGATCGGAAGATCACCGAGTCTTGGGGTCCGTACCAACGCCCTCACGTGATAGCCGGCGGCGAGGGCATGGGAGATCACGACACGGCCCGTGCGACCGGTGGCCCCGAAGACGACAAGGGTCATGCAGCGCCGCCTTGCACCGCGCAACGAAGACAATGCGGTGGCCGAACAGTAATTGCAAATGCTTCGATGATCATTCCTATAGCAACGAGTACACCAGGGACCGCATACCAGAGAGATTGGGGAAGCAGTCCCACGTAGGTGACGACAAAGAGGAGGCCGACACAGGTCGTCGTCACACGACTCGCTCGACGGAGGGTGTGCCCCGCTTCCGATCCTACCCGTCTCGCCGCCAAGCCGACGAAAGCCAGCGCATAGAATAGGGCGAAAATGGCAAACACGGTCGGCCATCCGCCCACATCCTCGACACTCCGGCCGCCAGGGAACATGTTCGCTCCGTCAGTCACATGAGCCATCCACACCACAAAGCCGAAGTGCACGGTATGAGCGATCATGAACGCGAGATAGAGCGCGGTCGCATGTCGCGACAGACGAGTGGTTAACGCAGGGAGAGCAAGGGCCATGGCGAAGAGGAGGGCGGACAAACGAGCCGACCAGTGGACGGCGAGATCAATGTGGACTGGGTTCATGTGGCACCTCCATGCAGCTGGTGAGTACGGATTGGCCAATGACCTTACCTGTATGGTTAAGCACAGCAATAGTGGATGTAATAAAATATAGTGGGATACTTGACGTTGTCAACTATGTATGGGATACACTGCTCTCATGCCTGGTTCCCGCAAGCGCACACAGCCTCAGCAGGACAACGATGTGACCGAATTTGCCATGGCCCTGTTTCGGCTTGTGGAAACCTTGCGGGGAGAACACGAGGAGGCGGCCGCATCAGTGGGACTCACCGCGAGTCAGGCGACGATCCTCACCTTACTGTCGGAGCCACACTCAATGCGGACGTTTGCGGACCAGATGGGGTGTGATGCTTCGAACATCACCGGCATTGTGGACCGACTCGAAGCCAAGCGTCTGGTGGTCCGGGCAGCCGATACAACGGATCGGAGAGTGAAGCGAATCGCACGAACTCCAGCAGGGGAAGCCGCCGTGAAACAGTTTCAACGCAAGCTCATGTCAGCATCTTCCCTGGCCAAATTGACTCCCAAAGCCCGACAGGGATTACTCATCGCACTCGCCGAAGTCCAGGGCTCAACCACTCAGTAGAACGATCTCTTTTCCCTAATCGGTAATTTCAGGATCGCGAGATACGCGAACTCTAACTCATAGTCACGTCCTTATCGAATTGATACCGGCTAAAGGCTTGAAGCGGAATCAGAGGAAATCGATGGACTTGACGTCCTGTGCCGTGACGGGTGATTCGGATTCGTATTTCCTTTTGAGGACCCGACGAATTATAGCGGATCTGGTGAGACCTTCGGCTTCGGCCTCTTGATCGATGGAGCGCACAAGAGATCCGGCGAGTTTTACCACTACGACATAATCATGACGCTGTCGATCTAGTACCTTGTGATTAGCTTTTGAATCGGAAGAATTTCTTCCCATATGTGCCCTGCTCTTCACCAAGATTACAATACAAAACCAGATGACGAAGTGTTGAATACTATAGTCTGTAGCTCGATAGTATTCAAGGACGCAACATCAGGCCATGGAACCCCGTGGCAAGGTCTCGCCGGAAGCACAGTTTGGAAATGAGATTGCCAAACTGAGAAAAAAGGTAGGAATCTCTCAAGAAGAGCTCGGGTTTCGGGCAGGAGTTCATCGAACCTACATCAGTCAGCTAGAACGGGGAATAAAGTCGCCGACATTGAGCGTAATACTCAGATTAGCTTACGCGATGAAGATTCGTCCGAGCAAATTGGTCGCCACTTTAGATAAACGCAGCGACTAAAGTATCTGAAACATCTTCGCTCCTTATCCGCTTAGTCCTATACCTTCATAGAAGAGGAGCAAACCGTATACGGTGGCTGAATGAGATAAGAGCATGTGGGGGCCGTCGAACTGGACCACACTCTTTTGTGACTTTCAATCCGTAGTGGACCCGCCTAAATCCTGGTGATTTCTCAAAGGGAAACGGGTAAGCTTCTCTGCCGCCAGTCAGGCAACCGAACGAAAGGTTCTGACTTGACGAATCTCACTCCGTACCACTCCAAATACTTCGCACACGAACTCACCAAGCGGTGTCCCTCCGATAGCATAGAGAAGCTGGCCTCTGCCTTGGTCGACGCTCAAGTTGATCTGAATCCTCACCAAATCGAAGCCGCTCTCTTTGCATTTCGATCGCCACTCTCAAAAGGTGCCCTTCTCGCCGATGAGGTGGGGCTCGGTAAGACGATCGAAGCTGGTCTTGTCCTGTCGCAGAAATGGGCGGAGCGCAAACGACGAATTCTAGTCATTACCCCGTCAAACCTTCGCAAGCAGTGGCACCAGGAGTTACTGGAAAAGTTCTTCCTTCCGTGCCGCATACTAGAAACAAAGTCCTACAAAGAAACCGTTCGTCAGGGATATGCCCAACCCTTTGAGTGCGATGACATCGTTATCTGCTCGTATCAGTTTGCTCGTTCGAAAGCGGCCGAGATCAGTCTGATGCAGTGGGATCTTGTCGTGATCGACGAAGCCCATCGCTTGCGAAACGTCTACAAGCCGACCAACGTCATTTCCAATACTCTGAAGCAAAGCCTGAAAGACGCACCGAAGCTTCTTCTCACCGCGACACCATTACAGAACTCGCTGCTTGAATTGTATGGGTTAGTGAGTGTGGTCGACGACCGTATATTCGGCGATCTCAAGAGCTTTAAGGACCAGTTTGCGAATCTACACAACCAAGTGACCTTCGACACGCTGAAAGCGCGTCTACAACCGCTCTGCAAGCGGACGTTACGCCGCCAAGTTTTGCCTTATGTGCGCTATACGAAGCGCTTGCCAATGGTACAGCCGTTTACACCGGCGGAGAGTGAAGATCGGCTCTATCACCTCGTCTCTGACTATCTTCGGCGGGGTAACTTGCAAGCTCTTCCGTCGAGTCAGCGGTCTCTGATGACGCTTGTGCTTCGGAAACTTCTGGCCTCCTCCTCCTTCGCGATCGCGGGAGCTCTGGATTCTATGAGTTCTCGCCTTCGAGAACGACTCCGTCTCGCCGATGGGCCGACTCCACTGGAAGAAGCGTTGGAAGAAGACTTCGAAGCGTTGGATGAGATGGCCGAGGAGTGGGAGGAGGATGAAGACGTTGCCGAAGTACTTACCGAAGCCGATAGGAAGATCATTCAACAGGAAATTGATGATCTCGAAGGTTTCCGAAAGCTCGCTTTGTCCATCACCCACAACGCCAAGGGCCAAGCGCTCCTGACAGCCCTTCGGACAGCTTTTGTGAAGGCATCTGATCTCGGCGCGGCTCAGAAAGCCATCATCTTTACCGAATCCAGACGAACGCAGGAATATCTGCTTCGGGTTCTCGCCGAAAGTCCGTGGAAAGACCACATTGTTTTGTTCAATGGCTCGAATAATGATGAGAAGTCGAAGCAAATTTATCAGGCGTGGCTCGAACGGCATCAGGGTACAGACCGAGTTACCGGCTCACGTTCTGCCGATATGCGATCTGCGCTCGTTGATTATTTCAAGGAACAGGGCCGGATCATGATTGCCACTGAAGCGGGTGCTGAGGGTATCAATCTGCAATTCTGTTCCTTAGTCGTAAACTACGACCTTCCGTGGAATCCGCAGCGTATCGAACAACGGATCGGGCGATGTCACCGATACGGCCAAAAACACGATGTAGTGGTCGTGAATTTCCTGAACCAAACCAACGAAGCCGATCAGCATGTCTTTCGTCTGCTTTCAGAAAAGTTCCAGCTCTTCGAGGGTGTCTTCGGAGCAAGCGATGAAGTCCTGGGGGCCATCGAGTCCGGAGTGGATTTCGAAAAACGAATTGCGGATATCTATCAACGTTGCCGGACCCCTCAGGAGATCAAGACCTCGTTCGACCAACTCCAAAGCGAACTGGGTACCCAGATAGACGAGGCAATGACAAGAGCCCGTCAGCTGCTACTAGAACACTTTGACGACGAGGTGAGGGAGAAGCTCCGAGTCAGCGACGAAAGTTCACGGCAGTATCTGAATCGGTACGAACGTATGTTGATGGATCTCACTCGCTTCGAGTTGTGGGATCATGCAGATTTTCTGTCGGACAGCGCTTTTAGACTGAACTCCTGTCCGTTCAAAGGTGAGATCCCCCTTGGTCTCTACGAACTGCCCCGCCGGACGGGGGATGCGCATCTCTATCGCCTGGCTCATCCCTTAGCAGAACAGATTCTAGAGCAGGCCAAGCGCCGCATGCTCGATCCAGCGGAATTGGCCTTCGAGTATGGCAAACATGACGGCAAAGTTAGCGTAGTAGAGCCGTTCATCGGCAAATCCGGCATCATGAGTGTGTCATTATTCACCGTTGATGCATTGGACCAAGCGGAGGACTATCTGATTTGTACGGGAGTGACGGACCACGGCGAAGTCTTGGATGAAGGAGTGGCTCGGCGACTGCTCTCGCTTCCAGGAATAGTGACCAAACCTGCAAGCTCATTATTCGACCATCTTGCCCTTCGTGCAAGAGCAGAAGAGCAACAGGAAGTCATTCGCAAACAGATTTCAAGACGCAATGCGGAGTTTTTTGAAAACGAAGTCGATAAGCTCGATTCCTGGGCAGACGATCTGAAAGTGGGCCTTGAACGGAACATCAAGGAGTTCGACCGCCAGATCAAGGAAGCCCGCAAGGCAGCCGTGGCAGCCATCACGCTTGAGGAGAAGTTAGCTGGGCAGAAGCAGATCAAGGCGATCGAGGCCGAACGAAGCAAGCTCCGGAGAGCGTTGTTCGACGCTCAGGACGAAATTGATCGTCGACGTGAACAACTGATCAATGAGATCGAGGGAAAGTTGCAACAAAAGGTCAGCTCGGAGCAGCTGTTTACTATTCGCTGGGTGGTCAGGTAGCAAAAAGATGCCAATATCAGAGGCGCAGAAGACCCAGATCATTGAGGTGCTTAAACAGCGATATTTTCCTATTGTCTTGCCAATTCAACAGAACTGGAGCCCCGAGCAACACGAGAAGAATCGATTAAGTCGTTCATTGTCTGTATTCGCCATAGAAAAGTTAGCAGAAGTTGACCCCACATCTGCAGCGAACGCATTGATGGACGGAGGAAATGATAACGGACTCGATGCTGTCTGTTACGACCGAGCAAAAAACACACTATGGCTCATTCAGGCAAAGGCGGGAAACGCGCCTGATATGGGTGAGAATAAAAAGTTTTGTGATGGCATTACAGACTTAATCGAAGGGCGATTTGAAAAGTTTAATGAGACCTTCGAGCGTTTGGAATCAGATGTAGAAGAAGCACTATCAACTACTGGCGTGAAGATAATTGGATGTCACATCCACCTAGGCGGTGAGTTAGGCACTCATGCGATAACGGACCTTGAACAACTAAAGGTCCAGTTGAATCGGTTTGATGAGCGTTTCGATTGGAAAGAGTGTGACATACCCATAATTCATGGATGGCTGACCGCTGAACATGCAATTGCACCTGTTAGTGCAGAACTTACTTTGGAAAAGTGGTATGGAGTGGACCAACCACGTCGTGCGTTCTATGGCCTCGTATGTGCGGAAGAGCTGGCAACTTTATATCAGCAACATGGCAAGGCACTCTTTGAAAAAAACATACGGCATTACTTGGGTGCACAAACCGTAAATACAGCGATTGAAACCACTGTTCAAGATAGGCCGAATGAATTATTTTACTTAAACAATGGTCTGACTGCTGTGTGTTCATCAATTCAGCTCAAACCCGGTGCAAATAACGAGAAAAGACGGTTTAGCCTGGAAGGTTTTTCTGTTGTAAATGGAGCTCAGACCGTCGGCTCCATAGCTACAGTCCGAGCCACCAAGGGAGCTATCTCCCCAGACGCGAAACTACTTATCACTCTAATAGAAGTAGGAAATGCACCTGACAACTTAGGCCCTCAGATTACCCGGTCAAGAAATACACAAAACTCTATCAGAGGGCTTCACTTCGCTGCCTTAGACCCACTTCAAGAGCGTCTAAGACAGGACCTCGCAATATCAGGAGTGACATATTACTATCGACCTTCAGCAGAGGCTGCGAAAAAGGGACCTAACGTCATCACATTGGAAGAAGCGGCAGTATCGCTCGCGAGTCTAAGCGGCAAAACGAAAACGATCGTCGCAGCTAAGAAGGAAATCGGGCAGATCTACGATCAAACGGGCGTCTATTACAAGGGCTTATTCCGGGATGATTTAACAGGAGTGCGCCTTTGTCGGGCAGTTCGCATATACAGGCATCTAATGTGTATATTTTTGGCCTCAGAATTAGCGGAGATGCCACACTCTCGGCGGAAGATGTTCTATCGACATGGGGCATTTTTCATTCTTCATATCCTGGCTAGACGACATCGCTCATTAGTCGACAAACCTCAAATGGATCTAGCGGAGGATGATCAGGCAGAGCTGTCTCGCGTCGGGCTAGAGATCGCGGAGCTAATTTACACAGTGGCAGAGGAAAAGTTCCAGCAATTGGT is a genomic window containing:
- a CDS encoding helix-turn-helix transcriptional regulator; this encodes MEPRGKVSPEAQFGNEIAKLRKKVGISQEELGFRAGVHRTYISQLERGIKSPTLSVILRLAYAMKIRPSKLVATLDKRSD
- a CDS encoding MarR family transcriptional regulator, with protein sequence MALFRLVETLRGEHEEAAASVGLTASQATILTLLSEPHSMRTFADQMGCDASNITGIVDRLEAKRLVVRAADTTDRRVKRIARTPAGEAAVKQFQRKLMSASSLAKLTPKARQGLLIALAEVQGSTTQ
- a CDS encoding SDR family oxidoreductase translates to MTLVVFGATGRTGRVVISHALAAGYHVRALVRTPRLGDLPIGVEIWQGDVQDPGVVEKVIRGTDAVVSCLGAKLLETFSHKGRVNTYGMPHIVASMQKHHVGRIVAMSSYGAGDSLLQMGLIGRLGMRTVMRGVLADMNALEITVQATSLNWTIVRPVALKDTSSHKGLVIDRPGAISIRDWVTRSDVVAYMLACLGDPATFKRTLLLSEPR
- a CDS encoding DEAD/DEAH box helicase family protein, whose translation is MTNLTPYHSKYFAHELTKRCPSDSIEKLASALVDAQVDLNPHQIEAALFAFRSPLSKGALLADEVGLGKTIEAGLVLSQKWAERKRRILVITPSNLRKQWHQELLEKFFLPCRILETKSYKETVRQGYAQPFECDDIVICSYQFARSKAAEISLMQWDLVVIDEAHRLRNVYKPTNVISNTLKQSLKDAPKLLLTATPLQNSLLELYGLVSVVDDRIFGDLKSFKDQFANLHNQVTFDTLKARLQPLCKRTLRRQVLPYVRYTKRLPMVQPFTPAESEDRLYHLVSDYLRRGNLQALPSSQRSLMTLVLRKLLASSSFAIAGALDSMSSRLRERLRLADGPTPLEEALEEDFEALDEMAEEWEEDEDVAEVLTEADRKIIQQEIDDLEGFRKLALSITHNAKGQALLTALRTAFVKASDLGAAQKAIIFTESRRTQEYLLRVLAESPWKDHIVLFNGSNNDEKSKQIYQAWLERHQGTDRVTGSRSADMRSALVDYFKEQGRIMIATEAGAEGINLQFCSLVVNYDLPWNPQRIEQRIGRCHRYGQKHDVVVVNFLNQTNEADQHVFRLLSEKFQLFEGVFGASDEVLGAIESGVDFEKRIADIYQRCRTPQEIKTSFDQLQSELGTQIDEAMTRARQLLLEHFDDEVREKLRVSDESSRQYLNRYERMLMDLTRFELWDHADFLSDSAFRLNSCPFKGEIPLGLYELPRRTGDAHLYRLAHPLAEQILEQAKRRMLDPAELAFEYGKHDGKVSVVEPFIGKSGIMSVSLFTVDALDQAEDYLICTGVTDHGEVLDEGVARRLLSLPGIVTKPASSLFDHLALRARAEEQQEVIRKQISRRNAEFFENEVDKLDSWADDLKVGLERNIKEFDRQIKEARKAAVAAITLEEKLAGQKQIKAIEAERSKLRRALFDAQDEIDRRREQLINEIEGKLQQKVSSEQLFTIRWVVR
- a CDS encoding ribbon-helix-helix protein, CopG family, translated to MGRNSSDSKANHKVLDRQRHDYVVVVKLAGSLVRSIDQEAEAEGLTRSAIIRRVLKRKYESESPVTAQDVKSIDFL
- a CDS encoding replication initiation factor domain-containing protein; the protein is MSGWTLRMGWLRFTIPSSTVDEVIHLIGGDWIKDQKGFQGYQQSWLSRGNTGGLGRIGTGAKRNVREVHVDLSQELISDWTYEKFQHIAQWVFDKQGHFGRIDIALDDRSGLIDVDHLYQAVAIGQCVSHFRQSRLIAGLDIGSGSDTGKTLCLGSRQSDTYLRIYDKAAEQRAKERPVQGSWLRWEMEWKNERAQAVGLALSTLDQEAFQRYIVGVFRTAVDFRDCTRADDPKDRYYAPLLDWWKVLTEGMERAKLAIVKSVRKIEEVKLWAEKSLSPMLGLLCAHPEAGERWLVKTIVDGVDRWRSKHLALLQSGQELAKAKRKLRWWNPRDGFSAAYATPAS
- a CDS encoding AIPR family protein, with amino-acid sequence MPISEAQKTQIIEVLKQRYFPIVLPIQQNWSPEQHEKNRLSRSLSVFAIEKLAEVDPTSAANALMDGGNDNGLDAVCYDRAKNTLWLIQAKAGNAPDMGENKKFCDGITDLIEGRFEKFNETFERLESDVEEALSTTGVKIIGCHIHLGGELGTHAITDLEQLKVQLNRFDERFDWKECDIPIIHGWLTAEHAIAPVSAELTLEKWYGVDQPRRAFYGLVCAEELATLYQQHGKALFEKNIRHYLGAQTVNTAIETTVQDRPNELFYLNNGLTAVCSSIQLKPGANNEKRRFSLEGFSVVNGAQTVGSIATVRATKGAISPDAKLLITLIEVGNAPDNLGPQITRSRNTQNSIRGLHFAALDPLQERLRQDLAISGVTYYYRPSAEAAKKGPNVITLEEAAVSLASLSGKTKTIVAAKKEIGQIYDQTGVYYKGLFRDDLTGVRLCRAVRIYRHLMCIFLASELAEMPHSRRKMFYRHGAFFILHILARRHRSLVDKPQMDLAEDDQAELSRVGLEIAELIYTVAEEKFQQLVGYLSIFRNITDAEMLASEVMQRLAKQDAHRQSQAQFVGQTASPPSETSSGANSA
- a CDS encoding helix-turn-helix domain-containing protein, with the protein product MKRTLLSVKEVAHELGVSVQSIRRAYWSGSIPAYRVNKMLRFDLERVQQIFLAKGSARGVRASSMRPAAPAGGASRKKAPAQ